A genomic segment from Rhodospirillum centenum SW encodes:
- a CDS encoding FUSC family protein has translation MRADADAILFSAKSFAAAMLAYYLSLRIGLPKPFWAIVTVYIVSQTSAGASLSRGVYRFAGTLIGAIATVAIVPNFVNDPVLCSLVLAGWIGLCLFFSLLDRTPRAYAFVLSGYTASLIGFPGVLDPAAVFDTASLRVQEISIGILCAALIHRYVLPKPMTGQFTGKLAATLRDARRLAGDALTGTPEDNRTDRRQLSLDLLTLQGLATHLPYDPAPVTPRRRTLQLIHDRLARLLPLTADIEDRVHRLGIGTGEDDLSALVGAVRAWIDTTDADDGETAARLMGRARAVQKQLAAGAAPPGGIIGANLAGHLAEMIGLLHDCDRLGQGMTARWHARRAASLHGPARARGYVYHRDPWMAARAALGCIVGILGGCAFWIGSAWPEGGTAVSILGVCCTLFGTFDAPVPFVVKYIVGSIYGVLISLVYSFVVLPQVTDFGVLVAVLAPAFLFAGSLQARPPTTFMAMGITLTIPILSELGTSYTGDFAASLNTVIALFAAVGFAAVSMSLFQTVPAPVAIHRLLRVSRRDVGRRARGAAPNEAHWTSLMIDRTALLLPRLRASGQADADVLDDTLRHLRIGHAAGRLRKTIPRTTGEAGAAVGALLSAIAACFRAGKPTDPADLVDLDQRIETLMAMMGDGAHSSRSRTVDLLIDLRFALGAGGTASKENTAHDR, from the coding sequence ATGAGGGCCGATGCCGATGCGATCCTCTTTTCGGCCAAGAGCTTCGCCGCCGCGATGCTGGCCTATTACCTGTCGCTGCGCATCGGGCTGCCCAAGCCGTTCTGGGCCATCGTCACCGTCTATATCGTGTCCCAGACATCGGCCGGGGCGTCGCTCAGCCGGGGTGTGTATCGCTTCGCCGGGACGCTCATCGGTGCGATCGCGACGGTGGCGATCGTGCCGAATTTCGTGAATGACCCCGTTCTGTGCAGCCTTGTCCTCGCTGGCTGGATCGGCCTGTGCCTGTTCTTCTCGCTGCTGGACCGCACCCCACGCGCCTATGCCTTCGTTCTTTCAGGTTACACGGCAAGCCTGATCGGCTTTCCCGGCGTGCTTGATCCCGCTGCGGTTTTCGATACGGCCTCCCTGCGCGTCCAGGAGATTTCCATCGGGATTCTCTGCGCGGCCCTGATCCACCGGTACGTCCTGCCGAAGCCGATGACGGGCCAGTTCACCGGCAAGCTCGCGGCGACGCTGCGGGATGCCCGCCGGCTGGCCGGCGACGCGCTGACGGGAACGCCGGAAGACAACCGCACAGACCGCCGGCAGCTTTCCCTCGACCTTCTGACGCTTCAGGGGCTGGCGACGCATCTGCCCTATGATCCCGCTCCGGTGACGCCGCGGCGCAGGACGCTGCAGCTTATCCATGACCGGCTGGCCCGGCTGCTTCCCCTGACGGCGGACATCGAAGACAGGGTGCATCGTCTCGGCATCGGCACGGGCGAGGATGACCTGAGCGCATTGGTCGGTGCTGTCCGGGCCTGGATTGACACCACGGATGCGGATGACGGCGAGACGGCCGCCCGGCTGATGGGGCGGGCACGGGCGGTCCAGAAACAGTTGGCCGCGGGGGCAGCACCGCCCGGCGGGATCATCGGCGCCAATCTCGCCGGCCACCTGGCCGAAATGATCGGGCTGCTGCATGACTGCGACAGGCTCGGGCAGGGCATGACCGCCCGGTGGCACGCCCGGAGGGCGGCATCGCTGCACGGGCCGGCGCGGGCAAGGGGATACGTCTATCACCGCGATCCGTGGATGGCGGCCCGTGCCGCGCTGGGCTGCATCGTCGGCATCCTCGGCGGCTGCGCCTTCTGGATAGGATCGGCCTGGCCGGAGGGCGGAACGGCCGTCTCCATTCTCGGCGTCTGCTGCACCCTGTTCGGCACCTTCGACGCGCCGGTGCCCTTTGTCGTCAAATACATCGTCGGCTCGATCTACGGGGTGCTGATCAGCCTCGTCTACAGTTTCGTCGTCCTTCCCCAGGTCACGGACTTCGGCGTTCTTGTGGCGGTCCTTGCCCCGGCCTTCCTGTTCGCCGGCTCGCTGCAGGCGCGACCGCCGACGACATTCATGGCAATGGGCATCACCCTCACCATTCCGATCCTCTCGGAACTGGGCACCAGTTACACAGGCGACTTCGCCGCCTCGCTCAACACCGTGATCGCGCTCTTTGCGGCGGTCGGGTTCGCGGCGGTCAGCATGTCCCTGTTCCAGACCGTACCGGCGCCCGTGGCGATCCATCGGCTGCTTCGCGTCAGCCGACGGGATGTCGGTCGCCGCGCCCGGGGCGCTGCGCCGAACGAGGCGCACTGGACAAGCCTGATGATCGACCGGACGGCCTTGCTGCTGCCACGGCTGCGGGCGTCCGGGCAAGCCGATGCGGACGTCCTTGACGATACGCTGCGCCATCTCCGCATCGGGCATGCCGCCGGCCGGCTCCGCAAGACGATCCCCCGGACCACGGGCGAGGCCGGCGCGGCGGTCGGCGCGCTTCTGTCCGCGATCGCCGCGTGCTTTCGCGCCGGAAAGCCGACAGATCCGGCCGATCTCGTCGACCTCGATCAGCGCATTGAAACACTCATGGCGATGATGGGCGACGGGGCACACAGCAGCCGGTCGCGGACGGTCGATCTGCTCATCGACCTCCGCTTCGCCCTCGGTGCCGGTGGCACGGCAAGCAAGGAGAATACGGCTCATGATCGTTGA
- a CDS encoding AraC family transcriptional regulator — protein MPVLSSAVAVFDPDLTLLPAVAHKLDFADHGAEVPVHVHRKGQLILALHGAVTCTAGNEVWVVPPRCGVWIPGGVPHSARATANARLTYLFVEPGAARLPESSCTLSISSMIQEMVERLARERADYTADSHAARLARVLLDELAEMPQERLNLPISGNPKIRAIADALTADPADRSTLRDWAKRVAMSERSLARLFIRETGLTFGRWRQQLHLVVALRELARGETVQNVAAGLGYESVNAFITMFKKALGSTPAQYFAHRNSPHPAGMTAD, from the coding sequence ATGCCCGTCCTGTCGTCTGCCGTCGCCGTCTTCGATCCCGACCTCACGCTTCTGCCGGCCGTCGCCCACAAGCTCGATTTCGCGGACCATGGGGCGGAAGTGCCGGTGCATGTGCATCGCAAGGGACAGTTGATCCTGGCCCTGCACGGCGCCGTCACCTGTACGGCGGGCAATGAGGTCTGGGTCGTGCCGCCCCGGTGCGGGGTGTGGATTCCGGGCGGCGTGCCCCACAGCGCCCGCGCGACCGCCAATGCGCGGCTCACCTATCTGTTCGTGGAACCGGGGGCGGCAAGACTGCCGGAGAGCAGTTGCACGCTGTCGATTTCATCAATGATCCAGGAAATGGTCGAGCGCCTGGCGCGCGAGCGCGCGGATTACACGGCCGACAGCCATGCCGCCCGGCTGGCCCGCGTGCTGCTGGATGAACTCGCGGAAATGCCTCAGGAGCGGCTCAATCTGCCGATTTCCGGCAATCCGAAGATCCGGGCGATTGCCGATGCCCTGACGGCCGATCCTGCGGACCGCAGCACCTTGAGAGATTGGGCGAAGCGGGTGGCGATGAGTGAACGGTCATTGGCGCGTCTGTTCATCCGCGAGACGGGACTGACGTTCGGGCGCTGGCGGCAGCAACTTCACCTGGTTGTCGCCCTGCGGGAACTGGCGCGGGGTGAGACGGTGCAGAATGTCGCTGCCGGACTGGGGTACGAATCGGTCAACGCCTTCATCACGATGTTCAAGAAGGCCCTGGGGAGCACGCCCGCCCAGTATTTCGCGCACCGGAATTCCCCCCACCCTGCGGGCATGACCGCTGACTGA
- a CDS encoding TetR/AcrR family transcriptional regulator: MSEKRGAETRALSREAIVAAAITLMERTGEAGFSLRKLGLHIGCDAMAVLYHFKSKEGLLRAMADALTARLRPAERTAPWQDRLRWLALEYRRVALEHPRTFALMGRFWTTGPSDVVHVEMVYGALAEAGFRGRQLVEAGHGWYAAVIGLAIAEAGGFLRAPGAEDIAEMERHLDDRFRLTRQLLPEFRGLRSDSSYRMTVDALLAGLRQAAEPQGRTGE; the protein is encoded by the coding sequence ATGTCGGAGAAGCGGGGCGCCGAAACGCGGGCCCTGTCGCGCGAGGCCATCGTCGCGGCGGCGATCACCCTGATGGAACGGACCGGCGAGGCCGGCTTCAGCCTGCGCAAGCTGGGGCTGCACATCGGCTGCGACGCCATGGCCGTGCTCTATCATTTCAAGTCCAAGGAGGGCCTGCTGCGGGCCATGGCGGACGCGCTGACGGCCCGGCTGCGCCCGGCCGAGCGGACGGCACCCTGGCAGGACCGGCTGCGCTGGCTGGCCCTGGAGTACCGCCGGGTCGCCCTGGAGCATCCGCGGACCTTCGCCCTGATGGGGCGGTTCTGGACGACCGGCCCGTCCGATGTGGTGCATGTGGAGATGGTCTACGGCGCGCTGGCGGAGGCGGGATTCCGCGGCCGGCAGCTTGTCGAGGCCGGGCACGGCTGGTACGCGGCCGTGATCGGGCTGGCGATCGCCGAAGCCGGGGGCTTCCTGCGCGCGCCCGGGGCGGAGGACATCGCCGAGATGGAGCGGCATCTGGATGACCGCTTCAGGCTCACCCGGCAGCTCCTGCCGGAGTTCCGCGGGCTGCGCTCGGACAGCAGCTACCGGATGACCGTGGATGCCCTCCTGGCCGGGTTGCGCCAGGCCGCGGAACCGCAGGGGAGGACCGGGGAATGA
- a CDS encoding cation diffusion facilitator family transporter, translated as MRTEQGVLRLSIAVTILLAGIGILFGLMSGSFAIVFDGIHSLTDASMTIVALLVARLIASSTGTGPVNGRLVERFTMGFWHLEPMVLGLNGILLMGAATYALITAVSSLMEGGHALAFDHAIAYAAITLAIALGMAAYATRANRTIRSAFLALDAKAWLMAAGLTAALLIAFVIGYLVQGTDLAWISPYIDPVVLALICLVLIPLPAGTVKQALADILLVTPPDLRRQVNTVAEDIVQRHGFVSFRSYVARVGRGRQIELYFIVPRDWPARRLEDWDRLRDEIGQAIGGEGPDRWLTIVFTTDPEWTV; from the coding sequence ATGAGGACCGAACAGGGCGTCCTGCGCCTTTCCATCGCCGTCACGATCCTGCTGGCGGGCATCGGCATCCTGTTCGGGCTGATGTCGGGCTCGTTCGCCATCGTCTTCGACGGCATCCATTCGCTGACGGACGCCAGCATGACCATCGTCGCGCTGCTGGTGGCGCGGCTGATCGCGTCCTCGACCGGGACCGGCCCGGTCAACGGGCGGCTGGTCGAACGCTTCACCATGGGCTTCTGGCATCTGGAGCCCATGGTCCTGGGGCTGAACGGCATCCTGCTGATGGGGGCCGCCACCTATGCCCTGATCACCGCCGTGAGCAGCCTGATGGAGGGCGGCCACGCGCTCGCCTTCGACCATGCGATCGCCTATGCCGCGATCACGCTGGCCATCGCCCTGGGGATGGCTGCCTATGCCACGCGGGCCAACCGGACCATCCGGTCCGCCTTCCTGGCGCTCGACGCCAAGGCCTGGCTGATGGCGGCCGGCCTCACGGCCGCGCTGCTGATCGCCTTCGTGATCGGCTATCTGGTCCAGGGCACGGACCTGGCCTGGATCTCGCCCTACATCGACCCGGTCGTGCTGGCGCTCATCTGTCTGGTGCTGATCCCGCTGCCGGCCGGCACGGTGAAGCAGGCCCTGGCCGACATCCTGCTGGTGACGCCGCCCGACCTGCGCCGGCAGGTCAATACGGTCGCCGAGGACATCGTGCAGCGCCACGGCTTCGTCTCCTTCCGGTCCTATGTCGCCCGCGTCGGGCGGGGCCGGCAGATCGAGCTGTACTTCATCGTGCCGCGGGACTGGCCGGCCCGCCGGCTGGAGGACTGGGACCGCCTGCGCGACGAGATCGGACAGGCGATCGGGGGCGAGGGACCCGACCGCTGGCTGACCATCGTCTTCACCACCGATCCGGAATGGACGGTGTGA
- a CDS encoding RluA family pseudouridine synthase, which yields MTPEEIQARLLYRDGLMLILDKPAGIAVHGGPGSRHGADNLERYFEHLRFGLPRPPALAHRLDRDTSGCLVLGRHPKALRKLGLLFQDGRIGKTYWAVVRGGPEGDAGTIDKALLKRTDARRGWKMIALPPGTPEAQEAVTDWRVMGRGSLPKIGDLAWLELHPRTGRTHQIRAHCAAMGCPVLGDPVYGGRYEAEPLHLHSRAISVPVYATKPAVAVTAPVPPHLREALAACGWPGEG from the coding sequence ATGACGCCCGAGGAAATCCAGGCCCGGCTGCTCTACCGCGACGGGCTGATGCTGATCCTGGACAAGCCCGCCGGCATCGCCGTGCATGGCGGGCCCGGCTCCCGCCACGGGGCGGACAACCTGGAACGCTACTTCGAGCATCTGCGCTTCGGCCTGCCGCGGCCGCCGGCGCTGGCGCACCGGCTGGACCGCGACACCTCCGGCTGCCTCGTGCTGGGCCGGCATCCCAAGGCGCTGCGCAAGCTGGGCCTGCTGTTCCAGGACGGGCGCATCGGCAAGACCTACTGGGCCGTCGTGCGCGGCGGCCCCGAGGGCGATGCCGGCACCATCGACAAGGCCCTGCTCAAGCGCACCGACGCCCGCCGTGGCTGGAAGATGATCGCCCTGCCCCCCGGCACGCCCGAGGCGCAGGAGGCGGTCACCGACTGGCGGGTGATGGGCCGCGGCAGCCTGCCGAAGATCGGCGATCTGGCCTGGCTGGAGCTGCACCCGCGCACCGGCCGCACCCACCAGATCCGCGCCCACTGCGCCGCCATGGGCTGCCCGGTGCTGGGCGATCCCGTCTATGGCGGCCGCTACGAGGCGGAGCCGCTGCACCTGCACAGCCGGGCCATCTCCGTCCCCGTCTACGCGACGAAGCCCGCCGTCGCCGTCACCGCCCCGGTTCCGCCCCACCTGCGCGAGGCGCTGGCCGCCTGCGGCTGGCCGGGCGAGGGCTGA
- a CDS encoding 2OG-Fe(II) oxygenase, with translation MTDPVPTPEGSAIRLAGRPDLEALTAAFARDGRVRVPGVLAGDGADRLHETLLTRVPWHLFFNDGPQLALLDGAQMQALGPQGQQQLLAGVLERARGRMQFLYSSFPYVAAMRAGQPVPPLLAAAFAFLNSPAVLDLVRRISGDPAIRQADSQAALYAPGHFLTRHSDGNGPGEDRRVAYVLNLSRDWRADWGGQLQFLSEAGEVVESWVPGFNLLGLFRVPVPHLVTQVSAFAGGPRLSLTGWFRAD, from the coding sequence ATGACAGACCCCGTCCCGACCCCCGAAGGCAGCGCGATCCGGCTGGCCGGGCGGCCCGACCTGGAGGCGCTGACCGCCGCCTTCGCCCGCGACGGGCGCGTGCGCGTGCCCGGCGTGCTGGCGGGTGACGGGGCCGACCGCCTGCACGAGACGCTGCTGACCCGGGTGCCCTGGCACCTGTTCTTCAATGACGGGCCGCAGCTCGCCCTGCTGGACGGGGCGCAGATGCAGGCGCTGGGGCCGCAGGGGCAGCAGCAGCTCCTGGCCGGGGTGCTGGAGCGGGCGCGCGGCCGGATGCAGTTCCTCTACAGCAGCTTTCCCTATGTCGCGGCGATGCGGGCGGGCCAGCCGGTGCCGCCGCTGCTGGCCGCCGCCTTCGCCTTCCTGAACAGCCCGGCGGTGCTGGATCTGGTGCGCCGGATCAGCGGCGATCCCGCCATCCGGCAGGCGGATTCCCAGGCCGCCCTCTATGCGCCGGGGCATTTCCTGACCCGTCACAGCGACGGCAACGGCCCCGGCGAGGACCGCCGCGTCGCCTATGTCCTGAACCTGAGCCGGGACTGGCGGGCCGACTGGGGCGGCCAGCTCCAGTTCCTTTCCGAGGCGGGAGAGGTGGTGGAGTCCTGGGTGCCCGGCTTCAACCTGCTGGGCCTGTTCCGGGTGCCGGTGCCGCATCTGGTCACCCAGGTCAGCGCCTTCGCCGGCGGCCCGCGGCTGTCGCTGACCGGCTGGTTCCGGGCGGACTGA
- a CDS encoding DUF4398 domain-containing protein, translating into MTRPPLPLSPSVSATPRRRVARLAGPLTAVLLLAACSSTPDTPPPSLSAAQAAIQGVDPQTVNRHAPVEMQQARERLDQAQAAWRDERTEAASRLAEESLAMVRLAQARSNAAEAQAAREDVARTIRTLESEVGLAAGRRAPAGTGTMGTGGMGAGDTGTGSPAGSTGATPVTPPGR; encoded by the coding sequence ATGACCCGTCCGCCCCTTCCCCTCTCCCCTTCCGTCTCCGCCACCCCCCGCCGGCGCGTTGCCCGTCTGGCAGGACCGCTGACGGCGGTGCTGCTGCTGGCGGCCTGCTCCTCCACCCCGGACACGCCACCGCCCAGCCTGTCGGCGGCGCAGGCGGCGATCCAGGGCGTGGACCCGCAGACGGTGAACCGCCACGCGCCGGTGGAGATGCAGCAGGCCCGCGAACGGCTGGACCAGGCGCAGGCCGCCTGGCGCGACGAGCGCACCGAAGCCGCCTCCCGACTGGCCGAGGAGTCCCTCGCCATGGTCCGGCTGGCCCAGGCGCGCAGCAATGCGGCCGAGGCGCAGGCGGCGCGGGAAGACGTGGCCCGCACCATCCGGACGCTGGAGAGCGAGGTCGGGCTCGCCGCCGGCCGCCGCGCCCCGGCCGGGACCGGCACCATGGGGACCGGCGGCATGGGCGCCGGGGATACGGGAACCGGAAGCCCGGCCGGAAGCACGGGCGCCACCCCGGTGACGCCGCCCGGCCGCTGA
- a CDS encoding OmpA family protein: MTTRPDPRRLCRPLPAAAALLLLAACASAPENYPPLARVQQELADARTENVAAQAPVAFQEAERSVQRAQSRLGSAGEAEMEHLTYLAEVRLQTARAEAQAARFREERQSLVAQRESILRSAREDQLALARTVAEEDRQRIQQLESQLQQYQARETEAGTVLTLSNINFDLDSATLSPGDRQRLRPLVEYLRSQPDRAVLIEGHTDSQGPAAYNEELSQRRAEAVRDFLVDQGIQAARITTRGLGEGVPVASNETQAGRLQNRRIEVTVENPPRAASATGG; this comes from the coding sequence ATGACCACCCGCCCCGATCCGCGCCGCCTCTGCCGCCCGCTGCCGGCCGCCGCGGCCCTGCTGCTGCTGGCCGCCTGCGCGTCCGCGCCCGAGAACTACCCGCCGCTGGCGCGGGTGCAGCAGGAACTGGCCGATGCCCGCACCGAGAACGTCGCGGCACAGGCCCCCGTCGCCTTCCAGGAGGCCGAGCGCAGCGTGCAGCGGGCGCAGTCCCGTCTGGGCAGCGCCGGAGAGGCGGAGATGGAGCACCTGACCTATCTGGCCGAGGTGCGCCTGCAGACGGCGCGGGCCGAGGCCCAGGCCGCCCGCTTCCGGGAGGAGCGGCAGTCCCTGGTGGCACAGCGCGAATCGATCCTGCGCTCCGCCCGCGAGGACCAGCTCGCCCTCGCCCGCACGGTGGCGGAGGAGGACCGCCAGCGCATCCAGCAGCTCGAATCCCAGCTCCAGCAGTACCAGGCGCGGGAGACCGAGGCCGGCACCGTGCTGACGCTCAGCAACATCAACTTCGACCTGGACTCGGCCACCCTCTCGCCGGGCGACCGGCAGCGGCTGCGGCCGCTCGTGGAGTATCTGCGCAGCCAGCCGGACCGCGCCGTCCTGATCGAGGGGCATACCGATTCACAGGGCCCGGCCGCGTACAATGAGGAACTGTCGCAGCGCCGGGCCGAGGCCGTGCGCGACTTCCTGGTGGATCAGGGCATCCAGGCCGCGCGCATCACCACCCGCGGGCTGGGCGAAGGGGTGCCTGTCGCCAGCAACGAGACCCAGGCCGGCCGGTTGCAGAACCGCCGCATCGAGGTGACGGTGGAGAATCCGCCGCGGGCCGCTTCGGCAACAGGCGGCTGA
- a CDS encoding response regulator → MRLLIADDHDLLRDALRSHIERASPGTEVLGVGSVDAAVTALARHRGIELVLLDLRMPGMNGLEGLVRLRTSHPGVKVALMSGEASPEDVRAALAFGAVGFLPKTLPGTALVEAISRLVAGQTFVPEGAAAPEPDSQLAGGASFTRREREVLDFLLKGCSNKEIARALSLEEVTVKLHVRGLCRKLGAKNRTQAAMRAVEMGLAR, encoded by the coding sequence ATGCGGCTGCTGATCGCGGACGACCACGACCTGCTCCGGGATGCGCTTCGATCGCATATCGAGCGGGCATCACCCGGAACCGAAGTGCTGGGGGTCGGCTCCGTCGATGCGGCGGTGACCGCCCTGGCCCGCCACCGCGGCATCGAGCTGGTCCTGCTGGACCTGCGGATGCCCGGCATGAACGGGCTGGAGGGTCTGGTGCGGCTGCGCACCAGCCACCCCGGCGTCAAGGTGGCGCTGATGTCCGGCGAGGCCTCGCCGGAGGATGTGCGCGCCGCCCTGGCCTTCGGCGCCGTCGGCTTCCTGCCCAAGACACTGCCCGGCACGGCGCTGGTGGAGGCGATCTCCCGCCTTGTCGCCGGCCAGACCTTCGTGCCGGAGGGGGCCGCCGCCCCCGAACCCGACTCCCAGCTCGCCGGTGGCGCCAGTTTCACCCGGCGCGAGCGCGAGGTTCTGGATTTCCTCCTCAAGGGCTGCTCCAACAAGGAGATCGCCCGGGCGCTGAGCCTGGAGGAAGTGACGGTGAAGCTGCATGTGCGCGGCCTCTGCCGCAAGCTGGGTGCCAAGAACCGCACCCAGGCCGCCATGCGAGCGGTGGAGATGGGCCTTGCCCGCTGA